The nucleotide sequence CTCGGCGTGCTCGTACAGGGCGTCCGCGAACCGCCCGGGGATCGGCTGCCCCAGAATCCCCCGCAGCATGGCGGCGGTCTCGTCGCGCGAAAGGGGACGGATCCGCAGCTGGTGGTGCCTCCGCTCACGCCGGAGCCGGGCGAGCAGGCAGACGAGGGAGGGAGGCGGATCAGGCTCCGCCGTACGGTACGTTGCGAGCACCAGCACCCGATCCGTGACCAGGGCGTGGGCCAGGTACTCGATGAAATCCTTGCTGGTCTCATCGGACCAGTGCAGGTCCTCGAGGATGAGGACGCGGACGGGCTGGCCGGGGGAGGGCTGCAGGACGCGGTGGACAGCCTCGAAGACGTGCCGCTTCTCGTTCGCGGGATCGGTGGGGATCCGGCCCCGGGGCGCGGCGCCGTCCAGCTCCTGCCCGAGCTCCGGGAGGAGCTTGGCCAGGTTCGCGGCCCACGCACCGGCCGCCTCCACCACCTTCCCGGGGCCCCGGTCGCGGATGAGGCTCCGCACCGCCCCGATGAACGGCCCGAAGGCAATGGTGGGCTGCTGGTCGTAACAGCGCCCCTCCAGCACGCCGACCTCCTCTCCGTTCGCGACGGAACACACGAATTCCCGGACGAGGCGGGTCTTCCCCACCCCCGGCTCGCCGGCGAGGAAGACGACCCGTCCCTGCCCCTGACACGCAATGCGGTAGTGCTCCTGCAGCTCCCGGAGCTGCGCGTCCCTTCCCACCATCGCGGGCGACGGTGCGGGCGGACCCGCGGCGCCTGGAACGGAGAGCGGGGAGGGGAGGGCTGGCAGGGCTTCGTCGGGGTGCGACATACGCCGGATCCGCCACGTGTTGCTATGCATGGCGGCCACAGGTGAGCGACCGTCGGCGGTGCCGGGACCTGCATGGTTCGACGGTGGCAGTACCGCCAAATCTACGCGAGACGCACTGTCTCAGCAATGCATGGCATGAAATACGCTCAGCATTACCGCCGCGCCGCCCATCTGCATGCGCCGACGGGGCGGACCGCCAGGCCGCCCCGTCTCTCGCCGTCTCACCTTCCCGCCCGTCTCACCGGCAGTCGAGCACCTCGTCGCGCTCCACGAAGCGCACCCGCTTCCCGCTGGCGGGGACGAGCACCACGTCCACCGGCTGGGTGAACGCCTGCGTGACGACGCACCCCGCTCCGGGCGACACCTTCCGTACCACGGCGCGCAGCTCGCCGCCCGCGTCGCTCACGGAGTCCACCAGGATGGAGTACCCGCCGCTTGAGCGGCTTCCGAGCGCCGCCACCAGCACCGCGTGACGGGAGAAGTCGACGCGCCGGAGCTCCGGCTGCGGGTGCACCCGCTCGTGGAGCTTCCCCCACACGCGCCGCCACTCGGCCTCGCTCCGCACCACCAGGCGGGCGGGCTCGTGGTAGCCGCTCGAATAGGTGAAGGAGTACGGGCCGGGCGCGAGGCGCGTGACCGGTACGGGCGCGTGCGCCCCGCTCTGGTCCGGGGAGCCTCCGTCCGGGCCGGCGGGGCCGCCCGCGGAGCAGGCGGCGAGCACCGCGGCGGCGAGGGTGAAGAGCAGTCGCTTCGACATGGCGTCCTCCTTCGGGTCAGAAGTCGGGGGTGAGCAGCACCGCGCCGGTCTGCCCCGTGGCCGTGTTGCGGCCGTGGGCGAGGACCTGCCCCGCGTCGTTGATCTCCACCGCGCCGTCCAGGACCCAGCCGCCCCCGCGGACCTCGATGCGGTAGGCGCGCCCGCCCTCCCAGAGGAAGGGCCGCCCGTCGGGCGCCGGACCGGTGACGCCGACCACCTGGCGCTGGTTGTTGATCGCCGTCACCGAGCCCCTCTCGACGAGGGCGCCCATGCCCCCTAAGAGCAGGCGGATGGTCTGCCCGCCGGACAGGAACAGCTGGCCCGCGCACCGGCCGCTCTGTCCGCTTCCGCCCGAGCACACGGCCGCGACGTCCCCGCGGTCGTTGAGGTCCACCGCCCACCCGCCGGACCGGTGGGCGGTGACGTCGGCCCCGCCGTACGGGGGCGCGATCAGCATGGGGCCGAACGTGCAGAAGCCGCCGCCGCAGATCCCGTGGATCTCGCCCAGCACGACGTCCTGCGCGTTCACCCGGAAGCTCCCGTACATGGCCGTACCGGTGGAGGCCTGGAGGTCGATCAGGGTGCCGCCCCGCAGGATCCTGCTCTCGCTGAAGACGATCGTGCCGGCGTCGTTGACGTCCACGGCCGAGCTGCACCCCGCGATGGCAGTGCGCGCCCCGTCCTTCCAGACGAAGGAGCGTGTGCACCCGGACTCGTAGGTGCCGACCACCGTGCCGTCGTTGCTGATCGCCGTGGCGCGGCTCGGGCCGGCGAGGCCCGCGCCCAGGTCGGTCAGGGTCCCGTTCCGCCACAGGAAGGCGCGGGTCTCGCCGGAGGCCGTCTGCGCGCTGCCGACCACGTCGCCGCGCGCGTTCAGGTCCAGCCCCTTGCTGTCCGCGCCGCCGAGCGTGCCCAGGTACGCCAGCGTGTACGTGCGCGCGGGGGATTCGACGCGGATCGTCCTGCGCGCCACGGTCCGGTTGCCCACCGCGTCCTCGGCCCGGATGGTGAAGACGTGCGTGCCCGGGGAAACCTCGTGGATGCGGGTGTCGAAGCGAACGGTGCCGTCGGCGTTGCGGAAGGTGTGGGCGACCTGCTCCTCCCCCGAGCCGAGCGTGTAGGTCACGCGGGCCAGCGCGCCCTCCGCCGTCACGGTGCCTCCGACGAACAGGTGGAAGCGCTCCAGCGGGGTGGTGAGGGTGGTGTCGGCCGGGGGCGAGGTGATCGAGATGGCGACCGGGCTGCGGATACGGAGCCGCGCGGTGTCCGCTACCGGGCCGGCGCTCACCGTGACCGACGCCTCACCGCCGGCGACCGCGCGAACCAGCCCCGAGTCGCTCACGGTGAGCACCTCCGGGTCCGAGCTCTTCCAGACGAACGGCCCCTTCGCGGCGTTCCCGTGCGCGTCCACGGCGCGAAGGCTGAGCTGCCTCGTCTCACCCGGCCGGAGCGTCGCGGTGTCCGGGGTGACTTCCAGCGTCGCCACGCCCGCCGGCTCGGCCGTGGCCTGGAACGTCGCCGTCTTCCCGGCGCTCGTGGCCGTCCCCTCCAGGGCTCCGGCGCGGGTGCCCAGCGTCCAGTGGGCCCGGGCGCGCCCGTCGGATCCCGTCGTCGCCCGGGCCGGCGAGATGGTCCCCGCGCCGGGGGCGAGCGCGAAGTCCACCTCCACGCCGGGAATCGGCCTACCCCTCCGGTCGGTGACCTCCACCACAACGCTGTCCCCGAGCGGCTCGCCGACGATCCCGCGCTGTCCGTTACCGCCGACCGTCGCCACCTGCGCGGGAGCGCGGCGGTCGTCCGAGTCCGTGAAGAGCGAGCAGGAAGCGAGGGCGAGGAGGGCGGCGGACAGCAGCGCACCGCGCGCCCGATGCATGCTTCGGATCATTCCGGAGTCGCTGGAACAGGGTCGGCTTCGCTCAGGCCGGCGGATCAGAATGCGGGCCGTGCCGGGAAGCGGCCGGGCGCGCCACCTGCCCGGCCGCACTCGTCTGACGAACCCCGCGCGACAGGCGTCACGCGAAGGTCCTCGAGCAGAAGAGGGCGCCGACCGGGGCGCCCTCTTCGGGTGCAGCTCCTCGTGGAGCGCTCCGTCCCTACGCCGCCCGAGCAGGGCCTATTGTCCACGCCGCAGAGGAACAGGATCCCACCGTTCTTCTCCGAGAGAATACCCGATGCCGGATCCTACCAGAGCGCCGGCAGGACCCCCGATGACCAGGGCCGCCAGAGTGTTGTACCGGTCATCCCGGTATTTCGCGTCGAAAGCGACCTTTGCGCCCAGGGAGGCGAGGGCTGCTCCCATCAGGGCACCACGAAGCGCGTACGCTCCGCTCCGCCGAGGACGCGTGCTCACCTCCAGCCGCTCGATGTCGGTGATGGGCAGTCGCACCTCCGATGCACCCCGGCGCTTCAGGACCAGCGTATCTCCCTCGCTGGCAACCAGACGGGCCTCCGTTCTCTCCCACGACCAGCGCTCGGCCGTGATCCGCACCCGCGCCCCCGGAGCGAGGCCCTCCTGTGCGTCAGCAACCCGCACGCACACGGACAGCATCGACAGCGTAAGCAGGAAAAGCTGCAGTGGGCGATACATGGTCGTAGTCGCTGCTCGCACCGAACGTAGTGATAGAGTGCACATCAGGTAGGAAGATGCGCAGGGGAGCCCACACGAGGAGGGCGCCCCGCGGGGCGCCCTCGTCTCGTACATACCGCCGCTCCGAGGCTACGCCGCCCCCGCCTCCAGGTGGCGCTCCTGCCACCCCGGGATGGCGTCGAACACCCGCAGCGCGAGCGGCACCTTGCCGAAAGGCGCGCTCACCTGCACCCCCTGGATCTGCGGGAGCGCCTCGCGGAGCATCTCCTGCGCGATGGCGATTCCCTCGTCCACCGCGGCCTCCTTGCCGACGTCGCTGGCCCGGCGCATCCGCTCGATCACCGCCTCCGGGACGATCACGCCCGGCACCTCGTTGGCCAGGAACTCGGCGTTGCGGGCGCTGACCAGCGGCCAGATCCCGGCAACGACGGGGATGCGGATCCCCTCGCGGTCGATCCGCTCCAGGAAGCGGAAGAGCTGCGCCACGTCGAACACCGGCTGGGTGATGGCGTACTCCGCCCCCGCCTCCACCTTCCAGTAGAAGCGCTTCAGCTCGTGCTCCAGGTCCTCGGCGCCCGGGTTCACCCCCACTCCCAGGGTGAAGGAGGTGGGCGCCCCCAGCGCGTTCCCGCCGGGGTCCAGCCCGCGGTTCAGGCGCGAGGCCAGGTTGGTGAGGCCGATGGCGTCGATGTCGAAGACGGCGGTGGCGTCCGGGTACGGACCCATCTTCGGCGGGTCGCCGGTGATGAGGAGGAGGTTGCGGAGCCCCAGCGCCTGCGCCCCCAGCAGGTCGGAGAGCATCCCCAGGAGGTTGCGGTCGCGGCAGCAGTAGTGCACCACCGCCTCGATCCCCACCCGCTGCTGGATGAGCACCGCGGTGGCGAGGGCGCCCATGCGGCTCTGCGCGCGCGGCCCGTCCGGAACGTTGACGCCGTCCACCCCCGCCTCGCGGAGAAGGCGCACGCCCTCCAGCATCGCCTCGGGGCTCGAGCCGCGGGGGGGGACGATCTCCACCGTCGTCAGGAACTCGCCGCGCGACAGCTTGGCGCCCCACGCGGAGCGCTCGGCCAGCGGGATCGGTTCGGTGCCGGCGGCCTCCTGGCGCTCCGGCCCCGCCGGGGCGACGCGCACGGAGCCGCCGGGGGCGAGCATCCGCACCGCATCGGACATGCGGGCCACGTGCTCCGGCGTGGTGCCGCAGCACCCCCCGACGAAGCGCACGCCCTTGCGGATCAGCCGCTTGGCGTACGTCGCCATGTACTCCGGCGACGCCATGTAGATCGTGCGGCCGTCCACCTCGCGAGGCAGCCCCGCGTTGGGCTGGGTGGAGACGGGACGATCGCTGGCGGTGAGCATCCGCTCCACGGCCTGCAGCATGGCGCTGGGGCCGACGCTGCAGTTGAGCCCCACCACTTCCACCCCCCATTCGGCCAGCCGCTCCGCAACCGTGGCCGCGTCGGTGCCGAAGGGGGTGCGCCCGTCCTCGCGGATGACCATCTGCGCCACCACCGGCAGGTCGCAGAGGCCGCGCACCGCGAGCACGGCCTGGCGCACCTCGTCCAGGTCGGCGAAGGTCTCCAGGACGAACAGGTCCACCCCGCCCTCCAGGAGCGCCCCGGCCTGCTCGGCGAACAGGGCGCGCGCCTCTTCGGCGGAGGTGGGCCCGTACGGCTCGATCCGGAGCCCCAGCGGCCCCATCGCCCCCGCCACGCAGACGCGGTCGCCGGCCGCGGCGCGCGCGATCTGCGCCGCCCGCACGTTGACGTCGCGGAGCCGGTCCTCCAGCCCGTGGCGCGCCAGCTTGAGCCGGTTGGCGCCGTACGAGTTGGTCTCCAGCACCTCCGCGCCGGCGCGGACGTAGGCCCGGTGGATGTCGCCGACCAGGTCCGGCTGGACCAGGTTCAGCTCGTCGTAGCACCGGTTGATGTATACGCCCCTGGAGTACAGCATCGTCCCCATCGCACCGTCGAACAGGTGCGGGCGACCGTCCTCCAGCAGCTCGCGAAAGTCAGCCATCCTGAAGATCCATTGTGTCGCTACTCGTTGTCCGTGGCGACCGGGAGGTACTCCTCCGGCGCCACGATGGGCACCCGTCCGGCGGCGGGCACGTACCAGAGCACGCGGTGCTCCCGGTCCAGCCCGACCTCCACCGTCCCGTCGCCCGGGGTGCATCCTACGCGGGCGCCGTCGTCCAGCCGGTAGATCCAGCGCTCGGAGGTGTCACGCTCCAGCCGCCCGATCGCCTGCTCCACCGTGGCGGGCGGCGTCCCCGTGGGGAAGCGCCTCCGCAGGTGGCCCAGCCCCCCGCCCGTGCAGGTGGTCTCCGGCTCCCCCATGAGCGTCCGGACCCGCGCGGACTCGTCCCGCAGCTCCAGCCGCGCCACCCGCCGCTCCCGGCGCCGCTCGGGGCTGAGGAGCACCAGCGCCACCACCGCGACGCCCAGCAGCAGGATCAGCGCGGTGGCCCTGCGGATCCCCCGCTGCGGCACCTTGAGCGCGTTGTCTACCCTTCGATCTCGCGTAGCGATGGCTGCCTCCGAGGGAACAGGATTCATCCGGCGCACGCCGGGCGGTCAGCTCACAGCGGGGACCCCCTCCCCCGGCCCCTCCCCGCAAGGGGGAGGGGAGAACGGCAGCGGCGCGCGAGAGCGCCGCAGCCCGGCCCCCATGATAGTGGGGGGCACGCCCGAACCCGCCGTTCCTCAGCTCGTCGAAAAGTACTTCGCCGCCGGGTGATGCACCACGAGCGCCGCGGTCGACTGTTCCGGGTCGAGCTGGAAGGCGCTGGTGAGCCCCACGCCGATGGCCTCCTCCACGGGGAGGATGCGGAACAGCGTCTCGTGCTGCTCGACGTCCGGGCAGGCCGGGTAGCCCCAGGAATAGCGCAGGCCGCGCGGCTCGTCGATTCCCAGCTCCGCGCGCACACGGCGGTTCACCAGCTCGGCCGTCCCCTCGGCGGTCTGCACGCTGAAGCCGTGCAGGAAGTACCCCTCGCTGTAGTCGCCGCCCCGGTTGCGCTCCTCGATGAACTCCGCGGCGCGGTCGCCGCTGGTCACCACCTGCAGCGCGATCACGTCCTCCGGCCCGCTCCCGTTCAACGGGCGGAAGTAGTCGGCCAGGCAGAGCTGCTCGCGGTCCTCCTGGCGCGGGAAGGTGAACCGCCCGATCTCACGGGTCCGGTCCTGCGCGTCGAAGACCACCACGTCGTCGCCGTCGCGCCCGGCCGGGAAGTAGCCGTACACCGCCCGCGGCCGGAGCCACCCCTGGGTGCGCGCCTCGCGGGTGTAGCGGGCCAGGCGCGGCTCGAAGTCCTCCCGCACGATCCGCTCCCACTCCTCGCCCTTGAGGTTGCGGGCGCCCCACTGCATCCGGTACAGCGTGTTGCGGTCGATGCACTCCACCACGTCGTCCACCGGGATGCGGTCCAGCACCTTCCACCCCCAGAAGGGCGGCGCGGGGGCGTCGATGACCGGCACCGCCGGGTTCTGCCGCGAGGCGGGACGCAGCCCGGCGGCCTTCGCCTTGTTGGCGGCGTACTGCTCGCTCCGGCGCAGCATCTCCTCGTTGTGCGCCCGGACGAACTCCGCGGCGTCGCCCGCGACGAGCCGGTCCATGGTCGCCAGCCCCTCGAAGGCGTCCTTGCAGTAGAACATCCCGGACCCGTACGGCGTCCCCTCGTCCACCATGGCCGCGCCGCGGACGAAGGAGGGGTTGATGGCCGCGCCGCCCACCAGCAGCGGGTACTCCATGCCGCGCCGGTGCAGCTCCTGCGCGCAGAGCGGCATCTGCTTGGAGGTAGAGACCAGGAGCGCGCTCAGGCCGATGGCGTCGGCGCCGACCTCCTCGGCCTTCTCCAGGATGGTGTTGACGGGGACCTGCTTCCCCAGGTCGAACACCGTGTACCCGTTGTTGGTGAGAATCGTGTTCACCAGCGACTTGCCGATGTCGTGCACGTCGCCGTACACGGTCGCCAGCACCACCTTCCCCTTGGTCTGCCCCTCGGCCTTCTCCAGGTAGTTCTCCAGCCGGGCGACGGCCTTCTTCATCACCTCGGCGCTCTGCAGCACGAAGGGGAGGATCAGCTCGCCGGCGCCGAACTTGTCGCCCACCTCCTTCATGGCGGGGAGGAGCACCTCGTTCAGCACCGGGACGGCGCCGTTCCGCTCCACGGCGCGGTCGATCAGCTCCTCGATCCCCTCCTTCTTGCGGTGCAGGATCTTCCAGTGGAGCGCGGCCTCCGGCTCCATCTCGGCCGTGGGATCGACCGCAGAGTCCGTGTCGGCCGACTTTCCCTCGTAGAAGGCGATGAAGGCGGCGAGCGGGTCGTGAGCCTCCGTGCGGCGGTCCCAGATCAGGTCGTCGGCGAGGCGGCGCTCCTCGTCCGGGATCTCGAAGTACGGCTTGACGTGCGCCGGGTTGATAATGGCGGTGTCCAGCCCCGCCTCCACGCAATGGTGCAGGAAGACGGAGTTGAGCACGGCGCGCGCGTGCGGCGCCAGCCCGAAGCTCACGTTGGAGACGCCGAGCGTGGTGAGCACCCCCGGCAGCTCCGCCTTGATGGCGCGGATCCCCTCGATGGTCTCCACGGCGGAGTGGCGGAACTCCTCGTCGCCGGTCGCGAGGGTGAAGGTGAGCGCGTCGAAGATCAGCGCGTCCGGCTGGAGCCCGAACTCACCGGTGGCGATGTCGTAGATCTTGCGGGCGGCGGTGAGCTTGTCGTCCGCCGTCTTGCACATCCCGCCCAGGTCGCGGTCGATGGTGAGCGCGATCACGGCGGCGCCGTGGGCGGCCACCGCCGGGAGCACCGAGTCGATCCGCTCGCGCCCGTTCTCCAGGTTGATGGAGTTGACCACCGCGCGCCCGGGCGACTGCTCGAGCGCCGCCTCGATGGTGGGGGCCTCGGTGGAGTCGATGCAGAGCGGCGCCTCCACCCCCTGGGAGAGGAGCTTGACGACGGTGCGCATCTGCGCGTCCTCGTCCTGCCGCTCCGTGAGCGCCACGCAGACGTCCAGCACGTGCGCGCCGCTCTCCGTCTGCTCGCGCGCCACGTCCAGGATGCCGTCGTAGTCGTCGGCCAGGAGGAGGCGCTTGACCTTGCGCGACCCCTGCGAGTTGACGCGCTCGCCGATCATGGTGGGCGCGGGGACCTGCACCAGGTCGGTGGCC is from Longimicrobiaceae bacterium and encodes:
- the metH gene encoding methionine synthase, translating into MPTTQSPYLQALQQRVLVFDGAMGTSIQQYDLTADDFGGEALEGCNDYLVVAKPRVIEEIHASYMEAGADVLETDTFRSNRITLGEYGLSERVREINVAAARLARGVADRFATPERPRFVAGSIGPSGFLPSASDPTLGNVTFDELVPVFAEQAAALIEGGVDVLLVETSQDILEVKAAIFGCRRAVAEAGRPVALQVQVTLDTSGRMLLGTDIGAAMVTLEALRVDVIGLNCSTGPEHMRQPIRFLAENSRLPISVIPNAGIPHNEGGVAVYPMTPEPFAAQLEEFVRELGVGVVGGCCGTTPDHIRQLVARVGGAEPVRREVAYVPRLSSGIRATDLVQVPAPTMIGERVNSQGSRKVKRLLLADDYDGILDVAREQTESGAHVLDVCVALTERQDEDAQMRTVVKLLSQGVEAPLCIDSTEAPTIEAALEQSPGRAVVNSINLENGRERIDSVLPAVAAHGAAVIALTIDRDLGGMCKTADDKLTAARKIYDIATGEFGLQPDALIFDALTFTLATGDEEFRHSAVETIEGIRAIKAELPGVLTTLGVSNVSFGLAPHARAVLNSVFLHHCVEAGLDTAIINPAHVKPYFEIPDEERRLADDLIWDRRTEAHDPLAAFIAFYEGKSADTDSAVDPTAEMEPEAALHWKILHRKKEGIEELIDRAVERNGAVPVLNEVLLPAMKEVGDKFGAGELILPFVLQSAEVMKKAVARLENYLEKAEGQTKGKVVLATVYGDVHDIGKSLVNTILTNNGYTVFDLGKQVPVNTILEKAEEVGADAIGLSALLVSTSKQMPLCAQELHRRGMEYPLLVGGAAINPSFVRGAAMVDEGTPYGSGMFYCKDAFEGLATMDRLVAGDAAEFVRAHNEEMLRRSEQYAANKAKAAGLRPASRQNPAVPVIDAPAPPFWGWKVLDRIPVDDVVECIDRNTLYRMQWGARNLKGEEWERIVREDFEPRLARYTREARTQGWLRPRAVYGYFPAGRDGDDVVVFDAQDRTREIGRFTFPRQEDREQLCLADYFRPLNGSGPEDVIALQVVTSGDRAAEFIEERNRGGDYSEGYFLHGFSVQTAEGTAELVNRRVRAELGIDEPRGLRYSWGYPACPDVEQHETLFRILPVEEAIGVGLTSAFQLDPEQSTAALVVHHPAAKYFSTS
- a CDS encoding Ig-like domain-containing protein, whose translation is MHRARGALLSAALLALASCSLFTDSDDRRAPAQVATVGGNGQRGIVGEPLGDSVVVEVTDRRGRPIPGVEVDFALAPGAGTISPARATTGSDGRARAHWTLGTRAGALEGTATSAGKTATFQATAEPAGVATLEVTPDTATLRPGETRQLSLRAVDAHGNAAKGPFVWKSSDPEVLTVSDSGLVRAVAGGEASVTVSAGPVADTARLRIRSPVAISITSPPADTTLTTPLERFHLFVGGTVTAEGALARVTYTLGSGEEQVAHTFRNADGTVRFDTRIHEVSPGTHVFTIRAEDAVGNRTVARRTIRVESPARTYTLAYLGTLGGADSKGLDLNARGDVVGSAQTASGETRAFLWRNGTLTDLGAGLAGPSRATAISNDGTVVGTYESGCTRSFVWKDGARTAIAGCSSAVDVNDAGTIVFSESRILRGGTLIDLQASTGTAMYGSFRVNAQDVVLGEIHGICGGGFCTFGPMLIAPPYGGADVTAHRSGGWAVDLNDRGDVAAVCSGGSGQSGRCAGQLFLSGGQTIRLLLGGMGALVERGSVTAINNQRQVVGVTGPAPDGRPFLWEGGRAYRIEVRGGGWVLDGAVEINDAGQVLAHGRNTATGQTGAVLLTPDF
- a CDS encoding protease complex subunit PrcB family protein; the encoded protein is MSKRLLFTLAAAVLAACSAGGPAGPDGGSPDQSGAHAPVPVTRLAPGPYSFTYSSGYHEPARLVVRSEAEWRRVWGKLHERVHPQPELRRVDFSRHAVLVAALGSRSSGGYSILVDSVSDAGGELRAVVRKVSPGAGCVVTQAFTQPVDVVLVPASGKRVRFVERDEVLDCR
- a CDS encoding bifunctional homocysteine S-methyltransferase/methylenetetrahydrofolate reductase codes for the protein MADFRELLEDGRPHLFDGAMGTMLYSRGVYINRCYDELNLVQPDLVGDIHRAYVRAGAEVLETNSYGANRLKLARHGLEDRLRDVNVRAAQIARAAAGDRVCVAGAMGPLGLRIEPYGPTSAEEARALFAEQAGALLEGGVDLFVLETFADLDEVRQAVLAVRGLCDLPVVAQMVIREDGRTPFGTDAATVAERLAEWGVEVVGLNCSVGPSAMLQAVERMLTASDRPVSTQPNAGLPREVDGRTIYMASPEYMATYAKRLIRKGVRFVGGCCGTTPEHVARMSDAVRMLAPGGSVRVAPAGPERQEAAGTEPIPLAERSAWGAKLSRGEFLTTVEIVPPRGSSPEAMLEGVRLLREAGVDGVNVPDGPRAQSRMGALATAVLIQQRVGIEAVVHYCCRDRNLLGMLSDLLGAQALGLRNLLLITGDPPKMGPYPDATAVFDIDAIGLTNLASRLNRGLDPGGNALGAPTSFTLGVGVNPGAEDLEHELKRFYWKVEAGAEYAITQPVFDVAQLFRFLERIDREGIRIPVVAGIWPLVSARNAEFLANEVPGVIVPEAVIERMRRASDVGKEAAVDEGIAIAQEMLREALPQIQGVQVSAPFGKVPLALRVFDAIPGWQERHLEAGAA